The Streptomyces lienomycini sequence TTGCACGCGCGGTGGTGGATTGGCCGAAATCTGTTCCGTGCCCCGGAACCCGCCCGGGGCGGGGGAGGCCGGGAGCGCCGGCGGGCGGCGCTCCCGGCCGGGAGCGTGAGGGTCAGGAAACGCGGCCCTCGGCCTCGGCCTGGGCCTCGGCCAGCCGTTCCTGTGCCTCGGCGAGGTCCTCCGCGGTGGGGGCGTCGTCCTGGGTGAGTTTGAGACGCCAGTAGCCCGAGAAGTCGATCCTGCTCTTGGGCATGCCGCGGGCCACCAGCTGCCTCCTGAGGCGCCGCACGATGCCTGCCTCCCCGGCGATCCAGGCGAAGCCGCCGCCCTCGGGCAGATCCGCGGCCTGCACCGCGTCGGCCAGCGCGTCGCTGTGCCCCGGCTCGTCCGCGCCCCGGTGGAGCCACGTCGTGCTCAGCCGCCCCTCGGTGCGGAACGGCTGTTCGTCGGCGCCGTCGCGGACCTCGACGAAGGCGAGGGCCCGCTTGCCCGGCGGCAGGGCCTCGATGATCGTCGCCATGCCGGGGACGGCGGCGTCGTCCCCGGCCAGCAGCACCCAGTCCGCCTCCTCGACGGACGCGGACAAGGGCTTGGGCCGCGCGAAGTAGTCGGTCGGCCCGAAGACCGCCAGGCAGTCGCCCTTCTCGGCGTTCATCGCCCAGCGGGTGGCGGGACCGGCGTGCCGGTGCAGCACGAAGTCGAAGCTGACGGAGTCGGAGGCCGGGTCGTGGGCGCGGATGGTGTAGCTGCGCATCCACGGGCGCTCGTCCTCGGGCAGGGCGCTGTACGCCTGGTACCAGGCCGTCAGATCGGTCGACCCGTCGGCTTCCGGCAGCAGCGGACGTGACTGTCCGGGGCGCGGGAAGTAGAGCTTGACCTGCTGATCGGCTTCCTTGAGGGAAAAGCCGCGCAGGTCGTCGCCGGTGAGAGTGATACGTGTCATGTGAGGGGTGAGCTGCTGTGTGTGGCTGACACGCAGGAACCAGATCGGCAAGCTGTTCATGTAATCCTTCGCGCGATCGGGGCGGGAGGGGGAACGGCGTTGCTTCGCGAGCATAC is a genomic window containing:
- a CDS encoding siderophore-interacting protein; the encoded protein is MNSLPIWFLRVSHTQQLTPHMTRITLTGDDLRGFSLKEADQQVKLYFPRPGQSRPLLPEADGSTDLTAWYQAYSALPEDERPWMRSYTIRAHDPASDSVSFDFVLHRHAGPATRWAMNAEKGDCLAVFGPTDYFARPKPLSASVEEADWVLLAGDDAAVPGMATIIEALPPGKRALAFVEVRDGADEQPFRTEGRLSTTWLHRGADEPGHSDALADAVQAADLPEGGGFAWIAGEAGIVRRLRRQLVARGMPKSRIDFSGYWRLKLTQDDAPTAEDLAEAQERLAEAQAEAEGRVS